A single genomic interval of Spinacia oleracea cultivar Varoflay chromosome 6, BTI_SOV_V1, whole genome shotgun sequence harbors:
- the LOC110794163 gene encoding CSC1-like protein At4g35870, with protein sequence MAEISPSPPPPTFDDFIWYGNIQYLLNISAIGALSCLCIFLLVKLRSDHRRIPGPFSLLSKLLAVWHATAREIALHCGADASQFLVIEGGTFATLSATSVVAFFAVLLNIYAGNVAMDDVFSKTTITHIAKGSFTLWVHFVFMVGIVYLVHKGVCRIEEWLKFTRFRDGLGNPSDPSAISSAIFTIMVQGVPKSLATDKTPFEEYFQYKYPGKVYKVIVPMDLSNLDDLVEDLLKVRDDISKLVAKMDAHFVYGESEEEGEYLRSYEGGDGVCGKVKRFWGEVCERIGCTDEKRLRRLQELRADLETQVAAYKEDGGPGAGVAFVVFKDVYTANKAVQDFRMEKRMRIGRFFSLTELQLERNQWRVERAPLATDIYWRHLGSTKLSLKLRRIIVNTLLLLMLLFFSSPLAVISALQRAVRIINAEAMDNAESWLSWLQSSSWITAIFLQFLPNVLVFVSMYILIPAALSYLSKFEKHITVSGEQRAALIKMVCFFLVNLIVLRGLVESSLESTILSMGRCYLDGEDCKRIEQYMSASFLAKSCLSSLAFLITCTFLGISVDLLTPIPWIKRNLQKFRKNDLLQLVPEQSEDYPLEADVIDTLRRPLIPDEEFGPAVRNGGRLNVIDLQGHDLSVYPVSGASPIPKQNFDFALYYAFNLTIFALTMIYSSFAPLVVPVGAVYFGYRYMVDKYNFLFVYRVRGFPSGNDGKLMDTVLSIMRFCVDLYLISMLLFFSIHGDLMKLQAIFTLGVFVMYKLLPSGSDGFQPAILQGVQTVDRVVEGLIDYEVFSQPRFDRDTIYS encoded by the coding sequence ATGGCAGAAATCTCACCCTCTCCACCTCCTCCCACTTTCGACGACTTCATATGGTACGGCAACATCCAGTACCTCCTCAACATCTCCGCTATTGGAGCACTCTCTTGTCTTTGCATCTTTCTCCTCGTTAAGCTCCGGAGCGATCACCGCCGCATCCCtggccctttctctctcctatcgAAGCTCCTCGCCGTCTGGCACGCCACTGCCCGTGAAATCGCTCTCCATTGCGGCGCTGACGCATCGCAATTCCTTGTTATCGAAGGCGGTACCTTTGCCACCCTCTCTGCTACCTCTGTTGTTGCTTTTTTTGCTGTATTGCTCAATATTTACGCAGGAAATGTGGCGATGGATGATGTTTTCTCGAAAACAACGATCACCCACATCGCGAAAGGTTCGTTTACTTTGTGGGTTCATTTTGTTTTTATGGTTGGTATTGTTTATTTGGTTCATAAGGGTGTTTGTAGGATTGAGGAATGGTTGAAATTTACTAGGTTTAGAGATGGGTTAGGAAATCCTAGTGACCCCAGTGCGATTTCGAGTGCGATTTTTACGATTATGGTTCAGGGTGTACCTAAGAGTCTGGCTACTGATAAGACTCCCTTTGAGGAGTATTTTCAGTATAAGTATCCTGGGAAAGTGTATAAGGTGATTGTTCCTATGGATTTGTCAAATTTGGATGATTTGGTGGAGGATTTGCTTAAGGTTAGGGATGATATCTCGAAGCTGGTGGCAAAGATGGATGCTCATTTCGTCTATGGTGAGAGCGAAGAGGAGGGTGAATATTTACGAAGTTATGAGGGAGGGGATGGTGTTTGCGGAAAGGTGAAGAGGTTTTGGGGGGAGGTGTGTGAGAGAATTGGTTGTACTGATGAGAAGAGGTTGAGGAGGTTGCAGGAGTTGAGGGCTGATCTTGAGACTCAGGTGGCTGCATATAAGGAGGATGGAGGGCCGGGAGCAGGGGTCGCGTTTGTGGTCTTTAAGGATGTGTATACAGCAAACAAAGCTGTTCAAGATTTTAGAATGGAGAAACGAATGAGGATTGGAAGGTTCTTTTCATTGACAGAATTACAGTTGGAAAGAAATCAATGGAGAGTTGAAAGAGCGCCTTTGGCAACTGATATTTATTGGCGCCATTTAGGTTCGACAAAACTCTCATTGAAATTACGGAGGATTATTGTTAACACCCTTTTATTATTGATGCTGTTGTTCTTCAGCTCCCCTTTAGCAGTGATATCTGCTTTACAAAGGGCAGTAAGGATTATCAATGCAGAAGCCATGGATAATGCTGAATCATGGTTATCTTGGCTGCAAAGCTCAAGTTGGATCACAGCAATATTTCTTCAGTTCTTGCCCAACGTGCTTGTGTTTGTGAGCATGTATATTCTAATCCCAGCAGCATTGTCCTATCTCTCTAAGTTTGAAAAGCACATTACAGTTTCTGGAGAACAAAGGGCAGCACTAATCAAAATGGTTTGCTTCTTTTTGGTAAACCTGATAGTATTAAGGGGTTTGGTTGAGTCTTCTCTTGAGAGCACAATCCTTAGCATGGGGCGGTGTTATTTGGACGGGGAAGATTGCAAGAGGATAGAACAGTATATGAGTGCCTCATTTTTGGCAAAGTCATGCCTCTCTTCACTTGCATTTCTAATTACTTGCACTTTCCTGGGTATATCAGTTGATTTACTTACCCCAATTCCATGGATAAAGAGGAATCTGCAGAAGTTTCGGAAGAATGACTTGCTTCAATTAGTACCTGAACAGAGTGAAGACTATCCACTAGAAGCTGATGTAATCGATACCCTTCGTAGACCTTTGATCCCTGATGAAGAATTTGGGCCTGCAGTTAGAAATGGTGGAAGGTTGAATGTGATTGATTTACAGGGGCATGATCTCTCTGTCTATCCAGTTAGTGGAGCTTCACCCATCCCTAAGCAAAACTTTGATTTTGCACTGTATTACGCGTTTAATCTCACCATTTTTGCCCTTACTATGATATATTCCTCATTTGCACCCCTCGTAGTTCCAGTTGGTGCTGTATACTTTGGTTACAGGTACATGGTCGATAAGTACAACTTCTTATTTGTGTACCGAGTTCGGGGTTTTCCTTCTGGAAACGATGGTAAATTGATGGACACTGTATTGTCAATCATGCGTTTCTGTGTGGATCTCTATCTGATCTCCATGCTCCTGTTCTTTTCAATCCACGGAGACTTGATGAAGCTACAAGCAATATTCACTTTGGGTGTATTTGTAATGTATAAACTGTTACCTTCAGGTAGTGATGGCTTTCAGCCAGCTATCTTGCAAGGTGTACAGACTGTTGATCGTGTTGTAGAAGGGCTTATTGATTACGAGGTGTTCTCACAACCTAGATTTGATCGGGATACAATATATAGTTGA